Proteins encoded in a region of the bacterium genome:
- a CDS encoding DUF2066 domain-containing protein — protein MAGGHGLHRCRAIALLLVLLSGAFIAADTPSGRAQDVSDLYQATAIVTGTDMRSRPTGFAQCLREVLVKISGEPRLHDDPRISELAAHADALVASFDYVDLDAAVKIHDDQGTYDRPHSLTVHFDPARIDKALANLGEHPWRGARPVVVPVLAVRGFTASYLLSAETPAGSEQRAAFANVASDFGMKLRFPTEAAFAAWGVTLGQFPSPQTASSPDQALVAGTLEFRQALPGWVGAWKMRWREVDYAWGISGVNYDEAFRDLIRGVVRVASGHGAPD, from the coding sequence ATGGCGGGTGGGCATGGCCTGCATCGATGTCGTGCAATAGCATTGCTGCTCGTCTTGCTCTCGGGCGCGTTCATCGCGGCCGACACCCCGTCGGGCAGGGCGCAAGATGTGAGCGATTTGTACCAGGCGACCGCCATCGTTACCGGTACCGATATGCGCAGCCGCCCGACCGGATTCGCGCAATGCTTGCGCGAGGTCCTCGTGAAAATATCCGGCGAACCGCGGCTGCATGACGATCCGCGGATCTCCGAACTGGCTGCACATGCGGATGCGCTGGTCGCATCTTTTGACTATGTGGATCTGGATGCCGCCGTTAAGATTCATGACGACCAGGGCACTTACGATCGGCCACATAGTCTCACCGTGCATTTCGACCCGGCGAGGATCGACAAGGCGCTGGCAAACCTGGGGGAGCACCCTTGGCGCGGCGCGCGCCCTGTGGTGGTTCCGGTGCTGGCAGTGCGCGGCTTCACCGCGTCCTATCTGCTGAGCGCGGAGACCCCCGCCGGGTCCGAGCAGCGCGCTGCCTTTGCCAACGTGGCCAGCGACTTCGGGATGAAGCTGCGCTTTCCGACCGAAGCCGCGTTTGCCGCATGGGGGGTGACTCTGGGGCAGTTTCCTTCCCCGCAAACTGCATCCTCACCGGACCAAGCGCTTGTCGCCGGCACGTTGGAGTTTCGGCAGGCCTTGCCTGGTTGGGTCGGGGCGTGGAAAATGCGCTGGCGCGAAGTGGATTATGCGTGGGGAATCAGCGGCGTGAACTACGACGAGGCGTTCCGCGATCTCATTCGGGGGGTCGTACGAGTTGCGTCC